The genome window CGCGGAGCGACCAGCTGCGGCGGCTTCGGCATCGTCTTCCGGCCGCAGGCGGGGAGCGCGAGGGCGAGCGCGAGGATCGTCAGTGCTGCCGCGCGCCGCACCGTCAGAGTCCCCGGAGACGGCGCGCGACGTTCGCCGGCGCGGTGCCGCCGCCCGCGACGCGGCGGGCGAGCGCCGCGTCCTGCGACAGCCACTCGCGCACGTCCGACCCGAAGTGCTTCGAGAGCGCCTGCCACTCGCGGACGTTCAGGCTTTCGAGCCGCCGGTTCTCGGCGAGGCATTGCCGCACCGCCCGCCCGACGATGTGGTGCGCCTCGCGGAAGGGCACGCCTTTGGTGACGAGATAATCGGCGACGTCGGTGGCGAGGAGATAGCCTTCGGAGGTCGCCGCCTGCATGCGATCGGCATTCACGGTGAGCCGTGGCAGGAGCGCCGTCAGCACGGCAAGACAACCCTTGATGGTGTCGGTCGTGTCGAAGAGCGGCGGCTTGTCCTCCTGGAGATCGCGATTGTAGGAGAGCGGCAGCGCCTTCATGATCGTCAGCATCGCGACGAGGTTGCCGTAGACCCGTCCCGTCTTGCCGCGCACCAGCTCCGCGACGTCGGGGTTCTTCTTCTGCGGCATGATCGAGCTGCCGGTCGCGAAGTCGTCGGGGAAGGTGACGAACCCGAACTCGCTCGCCGACCAGAGCACGAGCTCTTCGGCGAGCCGGGAGAGATGGGTCGCGGTGATCGCGCCGGCGGCCAGGAACTCGACGATGAAGTCGCGCTCGGAGACGGCGTCGAGGCTGTTGGCCGCGACCTTGGCGAAGCGCAGCTCGCGCGCCACCTGCTCGGGGTCGATGGGGAAGGTCGTGCCGGCGAGCGCGCCGGCGCCGAGCGGCAGCACGTCGGCGCGCCGGCGGCAATCGGCGAACCGCTCGCCGTCGCGCTCGAGTTGCTCGTGGTAGGCGAGGAGATGGTGCGCGAACAGCACCGGCTGCGCGTGCTGGAGATGCGTGTAGCCCGGCATCACCACCTTCTGGTGTTTG of Deltaproteobacteria bacterium contains these proteins:
- the argH gene encoding argininosuccinate lyase translates to MPTKKSKPWEGRFATATAPIVEEFTASIQVDKRLAPYDIAGSLAHCHMLTACGIIPAADGKKIARGLSEIEKEIASGEFAYSQSDEDIHMAIERRLIEKIGPAGGRLHTARSRNDQVALDLRLFVRAEIGNILKSITAFQKALVALARKHQKVVMPGYTHLQHAQPVLFAHHLLAYHEQLERDGERFADCRRRADVLPLGAGALAGTTFPIDPEQVARELRFAKVAANSLDAVSERDFIVEFLAAGAITATHLSRLAEELVLWSASEFGFVTFPDDFATGSSIMPQKKNPDVAELVRGKTGRVYGNLVAMLTIMKALPLSYNRDLQEDKPPLFDTTDTIKGCLAVLTALLPRLTVNADRMQAATSEGYLLATDVADYLVTKGVPFREAHHIVGRAVRQCLAENRRLESLNVREWQALSKHFGSDVREWLSQDAALARRVAGGGTAPANVARRLRGL